The following coding sequences lie in one Methylotenera versatilis 301 genomic window:
- a CDS encoding retropepsin-like aspartic protease family protein, translating into MRLKGLLCKIVILGTGLLTSGASVADTQVNIVGLFSNKAVLIINGGKPKTLSVGQASDGVKLIAADSQAATLQVEGSIKRLSMGQAASVMGKSSSGSSSAVLYADAQGHFVSDCQINGASLKFILDTGATTVAMNSGDAKFANIDYKRGEPVQVSTANGIVTAYRVTIANLKIGGITLSQVDASVLEGGSPSVVLLGMSALNRLDMKREDIALTLTKKY; encoded by the coding sequence ATGAGGTTAAAAGGTTTACTTTGCAAGATAGTTATTCTAGGCACAGGTTTACTGACGTCAGGCGCATCTGTCGCTGATACCCAAGTCAATATTGTCGGGCTTTTCAGCAATAAGGCGGTGCTCATTATCAATGGAGGTAAACCTAAAACCTTAAGCGTAGGCCAAGCTAGTGACGGTGTTAAATTAATTGCCGCAGACAGTCAAGCCGCCACTTTGCAAGTTGAAGGGAGTATCAAAAGACTGAGTATGGGGCAAGCCGCATCAGTGATGGGTAAGTCATCTAGCGGCTCATCAAGTGCTGTTCTGTATGCCGATGCGCAAGGACACTTCGTTTCAGACTGCCAAATCAACGGCGCATCATTAAAGTTTATATTGGATACTGGCGCAACAACGGTTGCTATGAATAGCGGCGATGCAAAGTTCGCTAATATTGATTACAAGCGTGGTGAGCCTGTACAAGTGAGCACAGCCAACGGCATAGTGACGGCTTATCGCGTAACGATTGCTAACCTTAAAATTGGCGGCATTACACTTAGCCAAGTAGATGCGAGTGTGTTGGAGGGTGGTTCGCCATCAGTGGTGTTGCTGGGAATGAGTGCTTTGAATCGCCTGGATATGAAGCGCGAAGATATTGCCCTAACACTCACTAAAAAATATTAA